The genomic region ATCTCTGTGGCTTCGTCTTGCTTCCCCTGCTTGGCCATCAGCATCATCTCCTGGATCATGCCGATGCGGCGTTGgtagggcggcggcggcgtcccaCCACGGCTGAATCGGTCCCCTGACTTCAGCATGAGAGAAGCCAAGATGTCCCCCCGCTCCTTGGTGGGGGTCCGCTTCCAGGTGTGCTGAGGGCTGGCCCCTCCGGGCCCCCGGCCCTTGGTCTGCTTGGCGCCCATTGGAACGGAGATCGTGGACTCACGGCGCCGAGTTCATCGTTCGCCGGTAAAATACGAGCCTCTGCAACGGCAAACTTTTGTGCTGCTTATGAAAACGCTCATCATCACGTTGACAAAATGGGGCAATGGTCCAAAGATGAAAGAGTGCCAGTGCTCTGCTTCTGGAAATGTATTGATCCCAGACAGGGCGGAAGATGCTGCCTGTCGCGTGGCAACGAAGCCGGGATTCAGGATGCCCAACAGCTCGGAGCAACTTCATCAAAGATTTACCTTCGACCGCAGCCTGGCGTCAGAAGTCTGTGGGTCTCTGCGGGCTGTCCTtgagcagagggagaggaggaggaggaggaggaagcggatGTGCGCTGGTGCATGAAGCAGGGCATGGCAATGTTTACGTCTCTGCTGCCTGTCTGCACGCCGCTCGGCCGCTGGAAGTCACGCACATCCCGCAAAACAGCATCCGCGCTTCTTCAAGGATGAGCCTTCATCATCCGCCGCGCCGAGGTCCGCCGAGGTCCGCCGAGGTCCGCCGAGGCTGCAGCTCCCCTGCCCGGAGAGGCTGGTGGTGTTCCCGAGCTGGGACCGAATCATGCATACACACCCTGCAACTGTGGGGGGCGCGCAGCGCGTGCACGCGAGCAGGAGTCTGCGCTGCTGGCTGATTCAACGCGTCCGCATATTTAATCTAATTGAGCGAGTTTCATTTCACTTGCCAAATTGATAATATTCAGATTCACGCTACTctgtttatacatatatatattgatgtatatatatatatatattttacaaatgtattttggtgtgaggaaaaaatattgttttctagGATAGTTCGCTTTTCTGAGTAGAAGAATATCcagacagaaatatatatatatataatataatatatataaaaaataaaaatataatataaataaatatcgaTTATTCTGGCGTTTTAATCAGACGAGGATATTTTATGACGGCAAACCGGAAAGCTGTCAGTCCGTCACGATCACGCGGTAGTTCCGGTAGAGAGACCACGACTGACCCCTGCTGGGCTGTTCGAGCTCGAAAACCAAGGATTGTGTATTTAACAGCAACGAAAGCGTTTCCCGAAGACTTGAAATGACAAGAATCACGTGATTCAGTGAACATCAAGCTTCCTGCTTCTTTTTCATGTTCACACAACACCTGTAACTTACCTGACAGGTGCATCACTGGTCTTACAAAAGAAATACCGAGCACttctcaaaatgtattcatttgtgttttgcctTTAATGACATCGTTATTTACAGTACGTCAACAATCACATTTGCGGTTGCTTTCCTTGGCAGCCGCACGGTTCACTGCTGAATGAAAGTACGCACACGCAGGCCCCTTTGGCTTCATGTGGAGTTTTCATTTGAATCAGtcagaatgagaatgagaagagAATCTGATCCAGAAAATAGAACTGCAACCCATTCAAGTTTAAACAATGACAATGAAGAATGTGTAAATATGTCAAACCTGGATTTCAACAAGAGCAGCGTTaaggattattaaagtattctgatgaAGATAAGAAAGGTGTTTTGGGGGTATTATCAAGTGATATCTGGGTTCAACATATCTATAATGTCTAAATGCTGCTTTTCACAATCTGGCAATGCAGATGACCGAATCCTGGGCACAAAGTTAGGACAGGCCATAGTAACCAACACTGATAAGGATGTATCAATGTACAAGATCATCATAATGCAGCCACATGAAGATAAAGCCATCCTTAAAAACTGCAGACTGAGGCCAAAAATGAGTTCCAGGATGCCGTTGCTGAGCTAAACGGAAATGAACCTGCGATGCGAGAGTCAGACATCCTGCTGAAAACGGCATCGTGGTGTGGAAAGGCTTCTTTATGGCAGCTCCCCTTACTTGATCGGTGTCAAACTGCGTTTCAATGATATCAATCAGCCAAACAAATACCTCTTCATTGTCACCAaccagaaaaagaaacaaaaaaaacattcagggTAAAAACATGTTGCTTGTTTTCATAAATTCAAACGttaaagaggagggaggagtacGGGAGAATACATATTTGGATAATTTCCAGCATTCCAGCTCTGTGCAACATGACAACGGGCTTGAAGTGCACACGACATTTAATTTAAGAGTATTTACATCCAAATCATTTGAATGATAAAggaattaaaacacattttataggTGCCTTCCACGTTTTAAGGGACCAAAAGTAATTGGACAAAGCCACAATCATAAATGAAATTGTCACTCTTTAATGCTTTGCAGTCAACCACAGCCTGAAGTCTTGAATCCATGGACATCACCAGACGCTGATGCTCTGCCAcgcctctgctgcagctgtctccagttcctgcttcttctttgGCCGTTTATCCTTCAGTTTTGTCCTGACATGCATGCTCGATCGGATTCAGGTCACGTGATTGACTTGGCCATTTCCAGTTTTTTGCCTTTAGAAACTCTTTGGTTGCCTTCGCAGTATGTTTTGGGTCATTGTCCATCTGAATTGTGACGCATTGTCCAATGAGTTTAGAAGCGTTTGGCTTAACGTGAGCAGATAATATTGCCCAAAACACTTCAGAATTCATGCTACTGCTTTTGTCAGAAGTGGAGCCGAACACACGCAAAGGAAGGCGGAgcctacccgagtaggttcggtttgagtcgacctgccatagAAGAAAGACTGTACAGATTTTTCACTTCTTGTGCACGTTTTTCGCTTCATTCGCTTAGTTTAGGCCTttgtcatggatccaaagaaaggcagcagtaaaagtactggaaaacaaaagaggaaagtagtgagaactACTGTTGAACTGAAGAAGTTGAAGATGAAAATGGCGTCCGGGTCTCGGGTCTTGCTGCAGTACGGGATggagaaataaatgatttagacttcaaataaaaaaagatggaaCAACTGCAGAGGAAGATTCATTTGAccgagagaaagagaagaggaaaaaccCAGGGGGagagttacccagtcattttatggaggggggggggactccctttcaaaggaacaaCCCTTCCCTCCTGAAAGCGCAGCCTGAAAGGCTTGCAAACGATACAGAATAGTTACATTTACTTAaatgatgcttttgtttttttgtaccgTTTACACTTTTCTGTGTTATCTGTGGTtgagatacacgtagttacatattaatgtaACTGTAACCATTGATCTGGTGCTTGGGGACGGATTAATCGAGTTCTCGTCATTTCTTATGGTAAATATATCTTCAGTATTTGAACAGTATTTAGACTCGTGTTCGACAACAGAGGTTCCACTTGATTATAAAAAGCCCTCGCTTCCTCTCCCCACCTCCATGTTCCCTCTCTCTGTAAAACACAACACGGTGTGAAGACTCACAGGACCGCCAATCAGTTTCCTCACCGATGTGATTTAATCCGAGGGCATATTCCTAACATGAGCCTTCTTTCATTCAAACAATACTGTGCTTCCAATAACCTGATACACACAAGTCTTTTTAGAGGCGGCGGCAAAGTAACAGGAGGAAGACAATTCTGGACAGCAAGAAGGGGCCGGGATTGACTGTGTCCAGGGCCTCAGGGAAGGGAGGCAGCTGCTCGCAGTTAGAACGTgtagccagcagggggcgctttGTCATCTTTGTTGCTCTCCAGGGAAAATGGGGGAATGCGAACATCAAAGTGGGAGCCGTCGGTCCTTTCAATCCGAAATGTTCCccttaaaataaattaaagaattGATTTAATGACATGGCACAGCAGACTGATTACGGGTGAATCGTTTTGCTTGGCCCTCAGAAGATGTAAGCAGTAGACTAGGCCGCAGAGATGTGTCGGTTTCCACAGCAACCAGAAGAAACTCACCACATATGTCCACTAGGAGCTTGTAGAGACACGTGGCTGCTGTACTGAAAGGCCGGCTGCTCCTTAGACAACACCGGCTCCTGGGACAGGACACACACGCGTCCAAAACCAGACACTGCGTCACTTTTCTTCAGGTGATCTTAACTTTCGGAATTGTTACAAATTACGTCGTCACAGTGCTATGGAGCCATTTGATTTCTTTCAGTagctttttttgtatttcaaaaCAAATCCTAATCTTTAGTTATTTAGGAGAATTCTGCAAAGCTCCAGAAATATGCACACTTCTTTTTGCAtagcacaagggagaaactggcaatgctacgttagctcctgctaaccgcactacccattAGGCTAcataatataactgtaggcatgtaactGGGCACTTATATGGTGCTTAGGAACACATTAATcaagtttccattatttcttatgggaaatatactttctgttttcaaacagtattatgGAACAAATTACGTTCGACACCCGAGCTTCCACTgtaattgatttttcttttatacTATCAGCAACAACAGTCAACTATCATAAGGAGTAAAGAAGACATAGTAATCCTACTAACCCTGCCTACGACGCCTCGTCCTCGAACTGTCTCCAGGGTTCCTGACAGACTAAAGATCCtccagtgtctctctctcagctgaACCACCTCGTTGCCCATGTTCTCCAGACGGATGCAGTACCGCCACTGTAGAAGACGGAGACACAAACAGTATCTGTATCAGTATCAGTATCAATAAGAACCCAGTGAGACTGAACCCTTctgaacaaaaacagaacctgaTACTCACCCAGTAAACATGTGAGTTTTGGGCCTCCTGAAAAtaaggggaggaaaaaaaaagattataacTTCAGCAGCAAGAAAAATAGTCCAGCTTGCCAACTAGGATGTCCAACTTTGGACGGACAGACCACATGAGGGACGGGAGATTCGGCCACTTTGGCGCCACTATGCACATGAAAACTGAACTCCAGCAGCGCCATCTTGGCTTGGAGATAAAGCCGACTGTTGTTTTGGACTCTGGGTGGCCACATCACGAGGCACGGAGGCGTGAACCGTAAAACAATTAgagctttttttcccccctcgtTTCTTTGTTTCGATGCCGTTTTGATCACGCCTCGTCTCCTGCCCCGTTTATAAATTGTGTTTCTTTGACTTTGTTCGTAGCAGATTCACAAGGACACTAATTCAATGTCGATGGCATTCAGGCTGGTGTGAATCTGGAGCCGCAGCTTCTACTTCTGCAGCATCATTGTGGTGGAAGAGCCCGTGCAGGTCCTTTACCCTCATGCCCATGTAGAAGGGGATGACGGTGACTCGGATGTTCTCAGTGGTCTCTCTGTGCACGTCTGAAAGCTCCAGCCAGGGGTGGTTCTTCTCCTGCCACGCCTTCAGAGTGTCTCTGGTTGTgaatggaggagctgcaggagggcAAACCACAAGATGCAGTTAAAATGGTCTGTTCTTGTACTTCAACGAGACACTGGTCACTACCTACAACTTGTTTCACATCAGAGAAATTCATTCTTTTGTGAATTCGGTGAGTGGTTTAAGGAGGACAACTAAatctaaaaacatttaattacacATCAAAACCTGCCACTGCTACAGGACACAACCCGATGTAAACTgttaccgtatttttcggaccataaggcgcacttaaaatccttgaattttctaaaataaaaatcgaCCTTGCGCCTTATAGCCGGTGCGCGTTGTGTATTCATTCTGGTTGTGGCCACTGACCTCAAACCGATTTGATGTGGTACACCGCGCTCAAaatcaacgttaaactgcgagctgcgtgggaacGTCGGATTACAGACGGCGAACACacgttcaccaagacagggaggcgacgccgggcgagtttcatcttgagaataagttgaatGAAGTTCCGACTTATCCGCCTGTTTAATGCGCCTTAGAACCCGCTGCGCGTAATGTCTAAAAATAGAACCGCCCGATGAAGTTACGCCTAAAAATAAGGTGCGTTTTATAGTCCAAAAAATACGGCATATAAAAAGTCAGTGTAGGTTCAGTGTAAGAATGCTTTCTGATGAAGTGGGTTTGTATGTAAAGCGATGGTGAGTGCTTACATTTGGTAGAGTTGTACATGAGGAAACGCTCAAACAGCTCATGCTGGATGGGGGCCTGCTCTGTTGAGTTATAGGGCAGGATGTCTTCATGGCTCACGTAGTCCAGACCTAAAGGGAAGAAACCGAGCCCAACATTAACGCCCCATTCAAAGCTGGATCTGTGGTCAGACTAGTGGCATCAAGTCTGTAGCTTCATACCTGGGATGGCGTACAACGCTCTGCTATCATCATGGTTAGCTAAAAACGTCACTGCCTCTGTCTGCGACCTCTGAGACTGTC from Brachionichthys hirsutus isolate HB-005 chromosome 11, CSIRO-AGI_Bhir_v1, whole genome shotgun sequence harbors:
- the poldip2 gene encoding polymerase delta-interacting protein 2 is translated as MAACALRRGLLSSVTKYSNKHTHRLLRVADSSSLFEVSRPQSQCRVCGVPGGVQQRRFMSSRNRPEGKILETVGVFEAVKQHGKYETGQLFLHSVFGYRGIVLFPWHARLYDRDITPPVSDSKPEAPGAHGSKEVKGKTHTYYQVLIDTRDCPHISQRSQTEAVTFLANHDDSRALYAIPGLDYVSHEDILPYNSTEQAPIQHELFERFLMYNSTKSPPFTTRDTLKAWQEKNHPWLELSDVHRETTENIRVTVIPFYMGMREAQNSHVYWWRYCIRLENMGNEVVQLRERHWRIFSLSGTLETVRGRGVVGREPVLSKEQPAFQYSSHVSLQAPSGHMWGTFRIERTDGSHFDVRIPPFSLESNKDDKAPPAGYTF